The following are encoded in a window of Pseudomonas sp. St316 genomic DNA:
- a CDS encoding p-hydroxycinnamoyl CoA hydratase/lyase, whose product MSNYEGRWKTVKVDIEEGIAWVTLNRPEKRNAMSPTLNREMIDVLETLEQDPAAGVLVLTGAGDAWTAGMDLKEYFREVDAGPEILQEKIRREASQWQWKLLRMYAKPTIAMVNGWCFGGGFSPLVACDLAICADEATFGLSEINWGIPPGNLVSKAMADTVGHRQSLYYIMTGKTFGGQKAAEMGLVNESVPLAQLREVTVELARNLLEKNPVVLRAAKHGFKRCRELTWEQNEDYLYAKLDQSRLLDTEGGREQGMKQFLDDKSIKPGLQTYKR is encoded by the coding sequence ATGAGCAATTACGAAGGTCGCTGGAAAACGGTCAAGGTCGATATCGAGGAGGGCATCGCCTGGGTCACCCTCAATCGCCCGGAAAAACGCAACGCCATGAGCCCGACCCTCAACCGCGAGATGATCGATGTGCTCGAGACGCTGGAGCAGGATCCGGCCGCTGGCGTATTGGTGCTGACCGGGGCCGGTGATGCCTGGACCGCTGGCATGGACCTCAAGGAATATTTCCGCGAAGTGGATGCCGGGCCGGAAATCCTCCAGGAAAAAATCCGTCGTGAAGCGTCGCAATGGCAATGGAAGCTGCTGCGCATGTACGCCAAGCCAACCATCGCCATGGTCAACGGCTGGTGCTTTGGTGGCGGTTTCAGTCCGCTGGTGGCGTGCGATCTGGCGATCTGCGCCGACGAAGCGACCTTCGGTCTCTCGGAAATCAACTGGGGCATTCCGCCTGGCAACCTCGTCAGCAAGGCCATGGCCGATACCGTGGGGCATCGCCAATCGCTGTACTACATCATGACGGGCAAGACATTCGGCGGGCAAAAGGCCGCTGAAATGGGCCTGGTCAACGAAAGCGTACCCCTGGCGCAGCTGCGTGAAGTCACCGTGGAGCTGGCGCGCAACCTGCTGGAAAAGAACCCGGTGGTGCTGCGGGCCGCCAAGCATGGTTTCAAACGCTGCCGCGAACTGACCTGGGAGCAGAACGAGGATTACCTGTACGCCAAGCTCGACCAGTCGCGCCTGCTCGACACCGAAGGTGGCCGCGAGCAGGGCATGAAGCAGTTTCTGGACGACAAGAGCATCAAGCCTGGCTTGCAAACCTACAAGCGCTGA
- a CDS encoding feruloyl-CoA synthase has product MSSESRSSSRPEAGRYRQVSIGHPAVEVREERGILHMRSLEPLAPLPERLLERLVHWAEVRPEQTFIAAREAGGDWRRVSYTQMLDSVRAIAQSLLGYGLSAEKPLALLSGNDIEHLQMALGAMYAGIPYCPVSPAYSLLSQDFAKLRHVCDLLQPGLVFVSEAAPFERAITAVLPADVPLITVRGEMAGRSRTSFASLLAQPGGVEAEQAFAATGPDSIAKFLFTSGSTKLPKAVITTQRMLCANQQMLLQTFPVFGEEPPVLVDWLPWNHTFGGSHNVGIVLYNGGTFYLDDGKPTAQGFAETLRNLKEISPTAYLTVPKGWEELVNALEQDGELRERFFKRISLFFFAAAGLSQSTWDRLDKVAEQHCGERIRMMAGLGMTEAAPSCTFTTGPLSMAGYIGLPAPGCEVRLVPVDGKFEGRFRGPHIMPGYWRSPQQTAEVFDEDGFYCSGDAIKLADASDPQLGLMFDGRIAEDFKLSSGVFVSVGPLRNRAVLEGTPYVQDLVITAPDRECLGALVFPRLAECRRLSGLGGDASDTQVLASPAVRQWFADWLQRLNREASGNASRVEWIALLDEPASIDRGEITDKGSINQRAVLQWRAGKVEALYRGEDASILRAGPVA; this is encoded by the coding sequence GTGAGTTCCGAGTCCAGATCGTCCTCCCGACCCGAGGCCGGGCGGTATCGCCAGGTGTCGATTGGTCATCCTGCCGTCGAAGTCCGGGAAGAGCGTGGCATCTTGCACATGCGCTCCCTGGAGCCCCTGGCCCCGCTGCCGGAGCGATTGCTCGAGCGCCTGGTGCACTGGGCCGAGGTGCGCCCAGAGCAGACGTTTATCGCGGCCCGTGAAGCCGGCGGTGACTGGCGTCGAGTCAGTTATACCCAAATGCTCGACAGTGTCCGGGCCATCGCCCAAAGCCTGCTCGGTTACGGTTTGTCGGCTGAAAAACCCTTGGCGCTGCTCTCCGGCAACGACATCGAGCACCTGCAAATGGCCCTCGGCGCGATGTACGCCGGTATTCCCTATTGCCCGGTATCGCCGGCCTATTCATTGCTGTCCCAGGATTTCGCCAAGCTGCGCCACGTCTGCGATCTGTTGCAACCGGGGTTGGTATTTGTCAGCGAAGCCGCGCCGTTCGAGCGGGCGATCACCGCCGTACTGCCGGCGGACGTTCCCTTGATCACGGTGCGTGGCGAGATGGCAGGGCGGTCCAGGACAAGCTTCGCCAGCCTGCTGGCCCAACCCGGCGGCGTCGAGGCCGAGCAGGCGTTCGCCGCCACCGGTCCGGACAGCATCGCCAAGTTCCTGTTTACCTCAGGCTCCACCAAGCTGCCCAAGGCGGTGATCACCACCCAGCGTATGCTGTGCGCCAACCAGCAAATGCTACTGCAGACTTTCCCTGTGTTCGGTGAAGAGCCGCCGGTGCTGGTGGATTGGCTGCCGTGGAACCACACGTTCGGTGGCAGCCACAACGTTGGCATCGTGCTGTACAACGGCGGCACGTTCTACCTGGACGACGGCAAACCCACCGCCCAGGGCTTCGCCGAAACCCTGCGCAACCTCAAGGAAATCTCGCCAACTGCCTACCTGACCGTGCCCAAGGGCTGGGAGGAACTGGTCAATGCCCTGGAGCAGGACGGTGAGTTGCGCGAGCGATTCTTCAAGCGCATCAGCCTGTTCTTCTTTGCGGCGGCGGGCTTGTCCCAAAGCACCTGGGACCGGCTCGACAAGGTCGCCGAACAGCATTGCGGCGAACGTATCCGCATGATGGCGGGCCTGGGCATGACCGAGGCGGCGCCGTCCTGCACCTTTACCACCGGGCCGTTGTCCATGGCCGGCTACATTGGCCTTCCGGCACCCGGCTGCGAAGTGCGCCTGGTGCCGGTGGATGGCAAGTTCGAAGGGCGCTTTCGCGGGCCGCACATCATGCCCGGCTACTGGCGCTCGCCGCAGCAAACTGCCGAGGTATTCGACGAGGACGGTTTCTACTGTTCGGGGGATGCGATCAAGCTGGCCGATGCCAGCGATCCGCAACTGGGGTTGATGTTCGATGGGCGGATCGCCGAGGATTTCAAATTGTCTTCCGGTGTATTCGTCAGCGTCGGGCCGTTACGCAACCGGGCGGTGCTGGAGGGTACGCCCTACGTCCAGGACCTGGTGATCACCGCCCCGGATCGCGAGTGCCTGGGGGCGCTGGTGTTCCCGCGGCTTGCTGAATGCCGGCGCTTGTCAGGGCTGGGCGGGGACGCCAGTGACACCCAGGTCCTTGCCAGTCCAGCGGTGCGCCAATGGTTCGCCGACTGGCTGCAACGCCTGAATCGTGAAGCCAGCGGCAACGCCAGTCGCGTGGAGTGGATCGCCTTGCTCGATGAGCCAGCCTCCATCGACCGCGGTGAAATCACCGACAAGGGCTCGATCAACCAACGGGCAGTGTTGCAGTGGCGGGCGGGGAAGGTCGAGGCGCTGTATCGCGGAGAGGATGCGTCGATCCTGCGGGCCGGACCTGTCGCTTAA
- the mhpT gene encoding 3-(3-hydroxy-phenyl)propionate transporter MhpT — MNRPARRATLTIALCFIVALIEGFDLQSAGTAAAGLRQTFTLDPKMMGWVFSAGIIGLLPGAFFGGWIADRIGRKKILVTAVLLFGVFSLSTAYVEHFSSLLLVRFMTGLGLGAALPNLIALCAEAVGEQRRGTAISVMYAGVPLGGALAAVVAMLFGEHWQMTFFIGGLAPLLVVPLMLLWLPESSAFRQAQDGGSSRGSTAQALFGEGRGRTTLALWLSYFFTLTVMYMLLNWLPSLLLEQGFSKPQAGLVQMLFNIGGALGSLLGGLLLDRCNGIKVVLFVYAGLLSALAGVGLSVGIVPMAVAGFAAGLFVMAAQLVLYALAPPSYPTAVRATGVGAAVAIGRLGSVAGPLAAGQILAAGGGTTAVLLATSPGLIVATLAVLSVLRYSAGPRLSAGSPVMENS, encoded by the coding sequence ATGAACCGTCCGGCGCGTCGTGCGACGCTGACCATCGCCCTGTGCTTCATCGTTGCGTTGATCGAGGGTTTCGACCTGCAGTCAGCCGGCACCGCCGCCGCTGGGCTGCGACAGACATTCACCCTCGACCCGAAAATGATGGGCTGGGTATTCAGCGCCGGAATCATCGGGTTGCTGCCCGGAGCATTCTTCGGTGGCTGGATCGCTGATCGGATCGGGCGCAAGAAAATCCTCGTCACCGCGGTCTTGCTGTTCGGCGTGTTCTCCCTCAGCACCGCTTATGTCGAACACTTCTCCAGCCTGTTACTGGTGCGCTTCATGACCGGCCTGGGCCTGGGCGCCGCCCTGCCCAACCTCATTGCCCTGTGCGCCGAAGCCGTGGGCGAGCAGCGCCGGGGCACGGCCATCAGCGTGATGTATGCGGGCGTTCCGTTGGGTGGTGCGTTGGCGGCAGTGGTCGCCATGCTGTTTGGCGAGCACTGGCAAATGACGTTTTTCATCGGTGGGTTGGCGCCCTTGCTGGTGGTGCCGCTGATGCTCCTGTGGCTCCCCGAATCCAGCGCCTTTCGCCAAGCGCAGGATGGCGGTTCATCGCGTGGCTCCACCGCCCAGGCGCTGTTCGGTGAAGGTCGCGGCCGTACCACCTTGGCGCTGTGGCTGAGTTACTTCTTCACCCTGACGGTGATGTACATGTTGCTCAACTGGTTGCCCTCGTTGCTGCTGGAACAGGGCTTCAGCAAACCCCAGGCCGGCCTGGTGCAGATGCTGTTCAACATCGGCGGAGCCCTGGGTTCATTGCTCGGTGGCCTATTGCTGGACCGCTGCAATGGCATCAAGGTGGTGCTGTTCGTCTATGCCGGTCTGCTGAGCGCCCTGGCCGGGGTCGGGTTGTCGGTAGGTATCGTGCCGATGGCCGTTGCCGGATTCGCCGCCGGGTTGTTTGTCATGGCCGCGCAATTGGTCCTTTATGCCTTGGCACCGCCCTCCTATCCAACGGCCGTACGTGCGACGGGGGTTGGTGCGGCGGTGGCCATCGGACGCCTGGGATCGGTGGCCGGACCGCTGGCTGCCGGACAGATACTGGCGGCTGGGGGTGGGACCACGGCCGTATTGTTGGCGACGTCTCCTGGGTTGATCGTTGCGACGTTGGCTGTTCTTAGCGTGCTTCGTTATTCGGCAGGGCCTCGGTTGAGTGCTGGGAGCCCTGTGATGGAGAATTCCTGA
- a CDS encoding LysR substrate-binding domain-containing protein, with translation MSLMNIADVDLNLLKTFEALHDESSASRAALRLGVTQSAISAALRRLRGLYDDQLFVRTGRGLAPTLRADQLKPVISEALDKCRQSLAMVDPGASHYEGRSVIVGLSDDFEIAHGRRLIEEVAHRAPGLRLIFRQTHSQIVGRALMERTLDLAITAGGFAQRLLSRQVLGEGDYACLLDPASLTPGQQSLSLEAFVAREHLLVSSGGFIGITDEGLAGLGLSRRVCASTTHFAALPFLLKGSQAVATIPAHAARAIADLSGLALLPCPLALPRYPIELGWRTHTQMEPTVLKVREAITATFA, from the coding sequence ATGAGCCTTATGAATATCGCCGACGTCGACCTCAACCTGCTCAAGACCTTCGAAGCCCTGCATGACGAATCCAGTGCCAGCCGCGCCGCGCTGCGCCTGGGCGTGACCCAGTCGGCCATCAGCGCAGCCCTGCGCAGGCTTCGTGGTTTGTATGACGATCAATTATTCGTGCGCACGGGCCGGGGCCTGGCGCCGACGCTGCGGGCCGACCAACTGAAACCGGTGATCAGTGAGGCCCTGGACAAATGTCGCCAGAGCTTGGCGATGGTCGATCCGGGGGCCAGTCACTACGAAGGCCGTTCGGTCATTGTCGGCCTGTCGGACGATTTCGAGATTGCCCATGGGCGACGCCTGATCGAAGAAGTGGCCCACCGCGCGCCGGGCCTGCGCTTGATTTTCCGCCAGACCCACAGCCAGATCGTTGGCCGGGCCCTGATGGAGCGCACCCTTGACCTGGCGATCACAGCGGGCGGTTTCGCGCAGCGGTTGCTCAGCCGCCAGGTGTTGGGCGAAGGCGATTACGCCTGCCTCCTGGACCCGGCGAGCCTGACGCCGGGCCAACAATCCCTCAGCCTGGAGGCGTTCGTGGCCCGTGAGCATCTGCTGGTGTCTTCAGGTGGTTTCATCGGTATCACCGACGAAGGGCTGGCCGGGCTTGGCCTGAGTCGGCGAGTCTGCGCCTCGACCACTCACTTTGCCGCGCTGCCGTTCCTGCTCAAGGGCAGTCAGGCCGTGGCGACCATCCCGGCCCATGCCGCCCGGGCCATCGCCGACCTCAGCGGCCTGGCCTTGCTGCCCTGCCCCCTGGCCTTGCCCCGCTACCCCATCGAACTGGGATGGCGAACCCACACGCAAATGGAGCCGACAGTGCTCAAGGTTCGCGAGGCCATTACGGCAACATTCGCCTAA
- a CDS encoding aldehyde dehydrogenase, protein MLDVPLLIGGQSCPARDGRTFERCNPVTGEVVSRVAAATLEDADAAVAAAQAAFPAWAALAPNERRTRLLRAAEQLQARSSEFVAAAGETGAMANWYGFNVHLAANMLREAACMTTQINGEIIPSDVPGSFAMALRQPCGVVLGIAPWNAPVILATRAIAMPLACGNTVVLKASEISPAVHRLIGQVLQDAGLGDGVVNVICNAPADAPAIVERLIANPAVRRVNFTGSTHVGRIVGELSARHLKPALLELGGKAPLLVLDDADLDAAVQAAAFGAYFNQGQICMSTERLIVDARVADEFIARLTAKIATLRAGDPTATDSVLGSLVDVSAGQRIKGLIDDALAKGATLVTGGQLEGSILQPTLLDGVTAQMRLYREESFGPVAVLLRGDGDEELLRLANDSEFGLSAAIFSRDTTRALALAQRVESGICHINGPTVHDEAQMPFGGVKSSGYGSFGGKASIEYFTQLRWVTLQNGPRHYPI, encoded by the coding sequence ATGCTGGACGTGCCCCTGTTGATTGGCGGCCAGTCGTGCCCGGCCCGTGACGGCCGGACCTTCGAACGCTGCAACCCGGTGACGGGTGAGGTGGTGTCTCGTGTGGCCGCCGCCACCCTGGAAGATGCCGACGCCGCCGTGGCCGCGGCCCAAGCGGCGTTCCCCGCCTGGGCCGCGTTGGCGCCCAATGAACGCCGGACGCGGCTGTTGCGTGCCGCCGAGCAGTTGCAGGCCCGCAGCAGTGAGTTTGTCGCGGCTGCCGGCGAAACCGGCGCCATGGCCAATTGGTACGGTTTCAACGTGCACCTGGCGGCGAACATGTTGCGCGAAGCCGCTTGCATGACGACCCAGATCAATGGCGAAATCATTCCTTCGGACGTGCCTGGCAGTTTCGCCATGGCCCTGCGTCAGCCTTGCGGCGTGGTGTTGGGCATCGCCCCCTGGAACGCCCCGGTGATTCTCGCCACACGCGCCATCGCCATGCCCCTGGCCTGCGGTAACACCGTGGTGCTCAAGGCTTCTGAAATAAGCCCGGCGGTGCACCGGCTGATCGGCCAGGTTTTACAGGACGCAGGGTTGGGTGATGGTGTGGTCAACGTGATCTGTAACGCACCTGCGGATGCGCCGGCTATTGTCGAGCGGTTGATTGCCAATCCGGCGGTGCGTCGGGTCAATTTCACCGGTTCAACCCACGTCGGGCGCATTGTCGGCGAACTGTCGGCGCGCCACCTCAAGCCGGCCTTGCTGGAACTGGGTGGCAAGGCACCGCTGCTGGTGCTGGATGACGCCGACCTGGACGCTGCGGTGCAAGCGGCGGCCTTCGGCGCCTACTTCAACCAGGGCCAGATCTGCATGTCCACTGAGCGACTGATCGTCGATGCCCGTGTGGCGGACGAGTTCATCGCCCGCTTGACCGCCAAGATCGCCACCCTGCGTGCCGGGGATCCGACGGCCACTGATTCGGTGCTGGGCTCGTTGGTCGACGTCAGTGCCGGCCAACGCATCAAGGGGCTGATCGACGATGCCCTGGCCAAAGGCGCAACGCTGGTCACGGGTGGACAGTTGGAAGGCAGCATCCTGCAGCCGACTTTGCTCGACGGCGTCACTGCGCAAATGCGCCTGTACCGCGAAGAGTCCTTCGGGCCGGTGGCGGTGCTGCTGCGCGGTGACGGCGATGAAGAACTGCTGCGCCTGGCCAACGATTCCGAGTTCGGCCTGTCGGCCGCCATTTTCAGCCGCGATACCACCCGTGCGCTGGCCTTGGCCCAGCGGGTCGAGTCGGGCATTTGCCACATCAATGGGCCGACCGTGCACGACGAGGCGCAGATGCCCTTCGGTGGGGTCAAGTCCAGCGGTTACGGCAGCTTTGGCGGCAAGGCGTCCATCGAGTATTTCACCCAGTTGCGTTGGGTGACTTTGCAGAACGGTCCCCGGCATTACCCGATCTGA
- a CDS encoding MarR family transcriptional regulator, with translation MAKSSKLAEPAEPLAAGTDAQAPLDSALDDLIGYALRRAQLKLFQNLIGRLAVHDLRPAQFSALAIIDQNPGLMQADLAKALAIEPPQVVPLLNKLESRALAVRVRCKPDKRSYGIFLSKTGETLLKELKQIAAQSDLDSTATLSGAEREELLRLLKKVYQ, from the coding sequence ATGGCCAAGTCTTCCAAGCTTGCCGAACCCGCCGAACCCCTGGCCGCAGGTACCGACGCGCAAGCGCCGCTGGACTCTGCGCTGGACGACCTGATCGGTTATGCCCTGCGCCGCGCCCAGTTGAAACTGTTCCAGAACCTGATTGGCCGGCTCGCCGTCCATGATCTGCGCCCTGCCCAGTTCTCGGCCCTGGCGATCATCGACCAGAATCCCGGCCTGATGCAGGCCGACCTGGCCAAGGCCCTGGCGATCGAACCACCGCAAGTGGTGCCGCTGCTGAACAAACTGGAAAGCCGGGCCCTGGCCGTGCGCGTACGGTGCAAGCCGGATAAGCGCTCCTACGGGATTTTCCTGAGCAAGACTGGCGAAACGTTGCTCAAGGAACTCAAGCAAATCGCCGCGCAGAGCGACCTTGACTCCACAGCTACCCTCTCAGGGGCTGAGCGTGAGGAATTGCTGCGATTGTTGAAAAAGGTTTACCAGTAG
- a CDS encoding DUF883 family protein: MARKSTVQANGEQIKDQAFSELKALIEESEKLLKSSASLVGEEADDLRGQISQKLQQALDSVASARERTRPMVDATEVYIGGHPWQTVAISAGFGLVVGLLLGRR; encoded by the coding sequence ATGGCCCGTAAAAGCACCGTGCAAGCGAATGGAGAACAAATCAAGGATCAAGCCTTCAGCGAACTGAAGGCGTTGATCGAAGAGTCGGAGAAGCTGCTCAAAAGCAGTGCTTCACTGGTGGGTGAAGAGGCTGACGACCTGCGCGGCCAGATCTCCCAGAAACTGCAACAAGCGCTTGATTCAGTGGCCAGCGCACGGGAGCGTACCCGTCCCATGGTCGACGCCACTGAGGTCTATATAGGCGGCCACCCCTGGCAGACCGTGGCCATTTCCGCGGGTTTCGGGCTAGTGGTGGGCTTGCTGCTGGGACGGCGTTAA
- a CDS encoding LEA type 2 family protein, giving the protein MRRILGLSVLLVLLNLSACALFPHRDPLNINVVGIEPLPNQGLEVRFAVKLRVQNPNETVIDYNGVALDLEVNGRTLATGVSDQSGSIPRFSEAILSVPVSISAFSVLRQTLGLSQTQSLDNLPYVLKGKLAGGVFGTLRFVDRGTLDLPGSAANW; this is encoded by the coding sequence ATGCGCAGAATCCTCGGCCTTTCCGTTTTGCTGGTACTGCTCAACCTGAGCGCCTGCGCCCTCTTCCCGCACCGTGACCCGCTGAACATCAACGTGGTCGGCATCGAACCCTTGCCCAACCAGGGCCTGGAGGTGCGTTTCGCCGTGAAACTGCGCGTGCAGAACCCCAACGAAACCGTCATCGACTACAACGGCGTGGCGCTGGACCTGGAGGTTAACGGCCGTACGCTGGCGACGGGGGTCAGTGACCAGTCCGGTTCGATCCCGCGCTTTTCCGAGGCGATCCTCAGTGTCCCGGTGAGCATTTCGGCGTTTTCGGTGTTGCGCCAGACCTTGGGCCTGAGCCAGACCCAAAGCCTGGACAACCTGCCCTATGTGCTCAAGGGCAAGCTGGCCGGTGGCGTATTCGGCACCCTGCGCTTCGTCGACCGCGGTACCCTCGACCTGCCGGGCTCCGCGGCCAACTGGTGA
- a CDS encoding OprD family porin, with the protein MPNLARNASTARPVLSLVHLLACLGLSLSSPVSRAQGLIDDSHGTLTLRNYYMDRDYKDGGAKTAAREWAQGVFMNVESGFTPGTVGFGLDVRGLLGIKLDSSPDRSGTELLPVSSSDKRAADEYSRLGVTGKLRFAQTTVKTGDVSIFLPFAFASPSRLLPQTFRGTTLSSKDIDGLTLNTGYIDRITRRDSTDYQPMSIASPNRRFNGAATSSHMAYVGGDYQVNKDLGLRVYHAEVADLYQQDTLALLHNLPLGDGVLTTDLRSFFSDENGAAKAGKVDNRNVSALVGYRLGGHRVSLGYMHSSGDTATPYVSGTELMGLSEMTMSSDFLNAKERTWQAIHDYDFAAVGVPGLRSRLRYVRGDHIELAALNAEDRKEREFQMELGYVIQGGPLKNVGLLARKSIYRNNFPGTAAFRDENQTRFLVTYSVPIW; encoded by the coding sequence ATGCCCAACCTTGCCCGGAACGCCTCGACGGCGCGCCCTGTTTTATCGCTCGTCCATCTGCTGGCCTGCCTCGGGTTGAGCCTGAGTTCTCCGGTGTCGCGGGCGCAGGGCTTGATCGACGACAGCCACGGCACCCTGACCTTGCGCAACTACTACATGGACCGCGACTACAAGGACGGCGGCGCCAAAACCGCAGCCAGGGAGTGGGCTCAAGGTGTGTTCATGAACGTCGAGTCGGGGTTTACCCCAGGGACGGTTGGGTTCGGCCTCGACGTGAGGGGATTGCTGGGCATCAAGCTCGACTCGTCGCCGGACCGGAGCGGCACCGAACTGTTGCCGGTGTCGAGCAGCGACAAGCGCGCGGCGGATGAGTATTCGCGCCTGGGCGTGACCGGCAAGTTGCGTTTCGCGCAAACCACGGTGAAGACCGGCGATGTGTCGATCTTCCTGCCATTTGCCTTTGCCAGCCCATCGCGGCTGCTGCCGCAGACCTTTCGCGGGACGACCCTCAGTTCCAAGGACATCGACGGCTTGACGTTGAACACCGGTTATATCGATCGCATCACCCGGCGCGATTCCACCGACTACCAACCGATGAGCATCGCCTCGCCCAACCGTCGTTTCAACGGCGCGGCGACTTCTTCCCATATGGCTTATGTGGGCGGCGACTACCAGGTCAACAAAGACCTCGGCCTGCGGGTTTACCACGCCGAAGTGGCAGACCTGTACCAACAGGACACCTTGGCGTTGTTGCATAACCTGCCCTTGGGCGATGGCGTCCTGACCACTGACCTGCGCAGCTTTTTCAGCGACGAAAACGGCGCGGCCAAGGCTGGAAAGGTGGATAACCGCAATGTGTCGGCGTTGGTCGGCTATCGCCTGGGTGGCCATCGCGTGAGCCTGGGGTACATGCATTCCAGTGGCGATACGGCGACGCCTTATGTGTCCGGCACCGAGCTGATGGGCTTGAGCGAAATGACCATGAGCTCGGACTTCCTCAATGCCAAGGAGCGCACTTGGCAGGCGATCCATGACTACGACTTTGCCGCCGTAGGCGTGCCTGGCCTGCGGAGTCGGCTGCGTTATGTGCGTGGCGATCACATCGAACTGGCGGCCCTCAATGCCGAGGATCGCAAGGAGCGCGAGTTCCAGATGGAGCTGGGATACGTGATCCAGGGCGGCCCGCTGAAAAACGTCGGGCTGCTGGCGCGCAAATCGATCTATCGCAACAACTTCCCGGGTACGGCGGCGTTTCGCGACGAGAACCAGACTCGGTTCCTGGTGACGTATAGCGTGCCGATCTGGTGA
- a CDS encoding YafY family protein: MSRTSRLLTLLQVLRGKRCPVTAATLAGELNVSERTLYRDIAELTALGAPIQGEAGIGYVLRSGLFLPPLMFTSDEIEAIVLGLRYVDQRADEVLGKAAADALAKVAAVLAPDVRDALRNPTVLPGPPGYGYPQNTVELNVYRQAIRAQAKLHIDYADVNKTPSQRLIWPLALGFFNEARVVVAWCELRSAYRTFRTDRIAAATEQGERYPGRRSDLLRDWFALMKLDESGRFTPDKN; encoded by the coding sequence GTGTCGCGTACCTCCCGGCTGCTCACTTTGCTGCAAGTCTTGCGAGGCAAGCGTTGCCCGGTCACCGCTGCGACATTGGCGGGCGAACTGAACGTTTCCGAGCGCACCTTGTACCGCGACATCGCCGAACTCACCGCCCTCGGCGCGCCGATCCAGGGCGAGGCGGGCATCGGTTATGTCTTGCGCAGCGGCCTGTTCCTGCCGCCACTGATGTTCACCTCCGATGAAATCGAGGCCATTGTGCTGGGCTTGCGCTACGTCGATCAGCGCGCCGACGAGGTGCTGGGCAAGGCGGCCGCCGACGCGCTGGCGAAGGTCGCCGCAGTGCTGGCCCCCGATGTCCGGGACGCCTTGCGCAACCCCACGGTACTGCCCGGCCCACCGGGTTATGGCTACCCGCAGAACACGGTGGAACTGAATGTATACCGCCAGGCTATTCGCGCCCAGGCCAAGCTGCACATCGATTACGCCGACGTGAACAAGACCCCGAGCCAACGCTTGATCTGGCCGCTGGCCCTGGGCTTTTTCAATGAGGCGCGGGTGGTGGTGGCCTGGTGTGAATTGCGCAGCGCCTATCGGACTTTTCGCACCGACCGGATTGCCGCTGCCACCGAGCAAGGCGAGCGCTATCCGGGACGGCGCAGCGACCTGCTGCGGGACTGGTTTGCACTGATGAAGCTGGACGAAAGCGGGCGTTTCACTCCTGACAAAAATTGA
- a CDS encoding carbon-nitrogen hydrolase family protein translates to MPKSIVAALQIGSLPGGKGETLAQILSYEEAIREAGARLVVMPEALLGGYPKGEGFGTQLGYRLPEGREAFARYFANAIDVPGVETQALAELSARTGASLVLGVIERAGSTLYCTALYFEPDAGLVARHRKLMPTGTERLIWGKGDGSTLPVIDSQVGRVGAAVCWENMMPLLRTAMYAKGVEVWCAPTVDEREMWQVTMRHIAHEGRCFVVSACQVQASPQALGIEVPNWPAERALIAGGSVIIGPMGDVLAGPLKGTVGLLTAEIDTDELVRARYDYDVVGHYARPDVFELVVDERAKPGVRFIA, encoded by the coding sequence ATGCCAAAATCCATTGTGGCTGCCCTGCAGATTGGCTCGTTGCCTGGCGGCAAGGGCGAGACCCTGGCACAGATCCTTTCCTATGAAGAGGCCATTCGCGAGGCGGGCGCGCGCCTGGTGGTGATGCCTGAAGCGCTGCTGGGGGGCTATCCCAAGGGCGAAGGTTTCGGGACTCAGTTGGGTTACCGGCTGCCGGAAGGGCGCGAGGCGTTTGCTCGCTACTTTGCCAATGCCATCGACGTGCCCGGGGTTGAAACCCAAGCGCTGGCCGAGCTGTCGGCGCGCACCGGGGCGAGCCTGGTGCTGGGCGTCATCGAGCGTGCCGGCAGCACCCTGTACTGCACCGCGCTGTATTTCGAGCCCGATGCGGGCTTGGTGGCCCGGCACCGCAAGTTGATGCCTACCGGCACCGAGCGGCTGATCTGGGGCAAGGGCGATGGTTCGACCTTGCCCGTGATCGACAGCCAGGTTGGCCGGGTCGGCGCGGCGGTGTGCTGGGAAAACATGATGCCGCTGCTGCGCACCGCGATGTACGCCAAAGGCGTTGAAGTCTGGTGTGCGCCAACGGTGGATGAGCGGGAGATGTGGCAGGTGACCATGCGCCATATCGCCCACGAAGGTCGCTGCTTTGTGGTCAGTGCCTGTCAGGTCCAGGCCTCGCCGCAGGCATTGGGCATCGAGGTACCCAACTGGCCAGCCGAGCGCGCATTGATTGCCGGCGGCAGCGTGATCATCGGCCCCATGGGCGATGTGCTGGCCGGGCCGCTGAAAGGCACTGTCGGGTTACTGACCGCTGAAATCGACACCGATGAGCTGGTGCGCGCGCGCTACGACTATGACGTGGTCGGGCATTACGCCAGGCCAGATGTGTTCGAGTTGGTGGTGGACGAGCGCGCCAAGCCCGGCGTGCGTTTCATCGCCTGA